AGATGAAAGCTACGAAATAGCCAACGCTTGCAGCTTTCTCTAATCACCGTTATCATCATAATGGAGGGCAAAATGGAAATTACTGAGATGACACTCTGGCTGGCACGGATGGGCGTACTGGCCCTGCTCTTCATTTTTCTCGTCACCATGGTATTCGCACTTTTTGCGGACGCCCGCGCGGCGTCACGCCCGGAGCCAGCCCCGCCTGCTGCTCTTCCGGGAGTCAAATCCCTGGCGGTAGTCTCCGGCCCCATCCCCGCCACCGGGCAATACTACCTGCTAGATAGACCACTCACCATCGGGCGCGCCGATGATAATGATATCATCCTGCTTGTCGACCTGGTCAGTGCCCATCATGCACGCACCAACCGGCTGGGCGACGACTGGCTGCTGGAAGACCTGCACAGCACCAACGGCACTCTGCACAACGACACCCTCATCAAAACCC
The DNA window shown above is from bacterium and carries:
- a CDS encoding FHA domain-containing protein, whose protein sequence is MEITEMTLWLARMGVLALLFIFLVTMVFALFADARAASRPEPAPPAALPGVKSLAVVSGPIPATGQYYLLDRPLTIGRADDNDIILLVDLVSAHHARTNRLGDDWLLEDLHSTNGTLHNDTLIKTPTRLAIGDRIQLAETVLEVR